GCCGGCATCGAGGACCTGATAGAGCTGGACACGGCGGTGCTGCACGTCTGGAAGTCGCCCAGTGGGAAATGGCATGTTCGGACCAAGGGCATGGATGATGGCGACGGGTTCCCCGAGAGCGTGTGGACGTTTGACGCCGTGGTTGCTGCGTCGGGCCACTACCACGTCCCTCGCGTACCTGAAATCCCGGGCTTGGCTGCGTGGAAGAAACTGTTCCCGCAAAGCATCACGCACTCGAAGCAGTACCGTGGACCTGAGACTTCTGGGTTCGCGGGCAAGAACGTGCTCATTGTCGGGGCTGGTGTTTCGTCGCTGGACATACTCAGGGAGACGGCTTCAGTCGCGAACAAGGTCTACCAGTCCTCGCGAGGGGGCTTGTTTGACCTACCGACGACCATGTTCCCCGACAGCAGCAACGTGGAACGTGTTGCAGGGGTTGTCAAGTTTGAACCCCTAGACCAAACGCCAGACTCGCAGAAGCACCTCCCCGGTGCCGTGCATCTGTCGGATGGTACGGTTCTCAGGGACATAGACCACGTCGTCATGGCCACCGGCTACATAACCTCATATCCCTACCTCGGGCCACGCATGCAAAGACCATGGCTCGAACTGCAAGATGCACGCAAGACCAACGATCAAGAGGTGATTGTCACGGCCGATGGGCTCATCACCCACAACCTCCACAAGGACATCTTCTACATCCCCGATCCGACTTTGGCATTCGTCGGCGTTCCCTACCACATCTCGACGTTCTCCTTCTTCGACGTGCAGGCGCAGGTCATAGCACGAGTCTTTTCGGGACATGCGCAGCTGCCCCCCAGGGCAGACATGGCGGCAGAGTTTGCGAGGCGTTGGGTCGCCCAGGATGGCGACGAGCAGGTCGATCCGGTCTCGCTGGGCAAGACGTTTCATAGCTTGTACGGCCGTGAGGATGCATACACGGACGAGCTGGTAGCGTGGGTGAACACGCAGGTGGAGGCAGCAGGCGGAGAGCCGATGCAGACTCTCGGTGCGGCGTGGAGAACCAGGTACAGAGAACTGGTCGAGACCAGTTTGGTCACGAGAAAGAATTGGTCTGTTTCAAAGAGTGCATAGGTTGATAGCGATCATGGCgtggttcttcttttttgcttgTCCGGGTGCAGTTGGTGCCAAATGCCAATGTTTGTCAGCCCAGATGTTTTGTTTTCATCGCTGATTTGTCAGGCGGACGGACCTAAAGCGAAGCCCTAATTGTTAAGCGACCTAGACATTCCATTCTGTTGCATTAGATAATCAGTAGAATCTTGGTATCACATGACGACAGAAGCTTAATCAGCGCTAGGAACACCATAAAAGCGTTATTATGTTCGTTAGGCTAAATAGCACCACCTACAACAATATATGGTTTTCCTACCCAATCAATTTGCTTGCACGTAAACGTTGGTGTGCGTTAATtataaacccggtacagtaATAAATTATTGcgatttttattttacgcAAATTGCGTTATAAAATTACATTTATAACGTCCATaattgtttattttttttttaaaataaaggttatttttaaaaataaccCCTATTTTTCCAAAAATCCCTTTAGTTTATTCTATTTTACAACGAAAAACTCCAAAAACCAATTACCGTTTTAAATTTCCGAACAGGCTAATTAAAATAATATAAAATTTACCGCCAAAATGCCGAAATTTTACGCGTTTGGAAATTGGTAAATCCCAATTAACAAATTTATAAAAAATTCGTAACGTTTAATAAATTTACAAAATTAATTACCAAAACGTTTAAACGTATAAAATTCGcaatatataaaatacgaTTTAAAATTTTGGATTTtaataatatataaaaaaaggcAATTTTCCGAAATTACGTAAAAacgttttaaaaaaaaacgccctGTTTTTAAAATATTGGAAAAACCTGTTACACTAacaaattttattttttccgaAATTAAAAACGTAATAAATAAAACGCGtaaatattaaaaaat
The Pyricularia oryzae 70-15 chromosome 1, whole genome shotgun sequence DNA segment above includes these coding regions:
- a CDS encoding thiol-specific monooxygenase; the encoded protein is MEFLTHLAETPSRSTAHGHFQPPLTHNDFQHRITLRTGEKENTQSRQAINNVAVVGAGYSGVVAAAHLSRYGFNVRVFERGSNVGGNWLFDSRVPRDPAFPSDRPETPLQDVTHAPPGPCYAGLRNNVPTTLMRSTIVDWPAGTPEFVTHREVEAYIGSIVDEAGIEDLIELDTAVLHVWKSPSGKWHVRTKGMDDGDGFPESVWTFDAVVAASGHYHVPRVPEIPGLAAWKKLFPQSITHSKQYRGPETSGFAGKNVLIVGAGVSSLDILRETASVANKVYQSSRGGLFDLPTTMFPDSSNVERVAGVVKFEPLDQTPDSQKHLPGAVHLSDGTVLRDIDHVVMATGYITSYPYLGPRMQRPWLELQDARKTNDQEVIVTADGLITHNLHKDIFYIPDPTLAFVGVPYHISTFSFFDVQAQVIARVFSGHAQLPPRADMAAEFARRWVAQDGDEQVDPVSLGKTFHSLYGREDAYTDELVAWVNTQVEAAGGEPMQTLGAAWRTRYRELVETSLVTRKNWSVSKSA